From Rhododendron vialii isolate Sample 1 chromosome 7a, ASM3025357v1:
TCGGCACCTCAAAACTTAAGCATCCAAATTAAAGGAagatttggttcatttttttccaGAAATTTCAAAGACAAAAAATGCTTGTCACATTATATAGTTTGTAAATTGCTTTACCTGGGCTGCAGCGCTCCGCACCAGCTGCACTCCACCTGAGTACCAAGAGAGACTAAACTCAAGGATCGAAGGAATTAAATTCTTACTAACATGACCAATCAGAAGCTTTACAGCGGCACCGGTCATGGAACGGAAGTTGTCATTATCATTAGCCAAACAAAGCACCAAATGCATAAATATGGTATTCAAATGCTCATCTAGAATGTGTTTTGGGAACTTGATTACAAATGCATGAAGCATTTCAAGCACAGTTTCTCTTCCTGCATAGTGTGCATACCTCATTGTAAGAGAAATTAAACTACAAAGACATAAATGTTATTTACATAGTAACAATTACATCCTTGCCTCATATTTGAAAGCACAAAACCAAGATGTTCCAGAAAATGTTTCTTGCCAAGAAAATATTTGCATAAGGATTGCATCAGTATTTTAATGCATGTCTTGCGAATTGATTCTACTTCACTTGTTCGTTGTTACCATCAGTATTGCAGCCCAAGAGACAAGATTGTCTATATCTCATGGAATACGAGCTCGAGCATTACGCCTTTAAAAGTGAAAGAGCAACAGATGGGGGATTACTTTCAAGATCAATAAATAGAGGACATTGGATAAACACATGCCATTGATCTTCGGAAAGAGTAATTTGAGTGTTATGCAAAAGCACTGCTAGCAACCTTAGACATGATTGCATCATAGGGCTACATTTAATTGAGCCATGAGCTATGACCAATAGAAAGGTCCTTATCTTGTTAGCTTGAGATTTAAGGGCTGGTAAAAGGAGCCCCACAAGTGGAGCAAGGCTCCTGAGCGCGTCAGATATGATATCATCATACTTGGAGGTCAAGCACTCGGTGAGCAATCTAACAAAAGGATCCCACATTTCCAATTGTTGTTCATCCTTTTTGTGAAGTTTTGGATTCTTCATGCGATTGTGCAGCAATCCAAGAGCAAATACTCTTACAAGATGCGAGGATTGTGAGGAGTCAACTAACCTGCCCGATGTAATTATTTTGTTGATGGCCTCATTTCCAGATTGCATACTTGTATTTAGAACAGAGAAACTTTTATTTCTGCCAGTTTCATAAGCAACGCCATCTTCAATGAGGGTATACAAAAAGACAAAGAGGTCAGAATGATCTACTGATGGATTGCACTCAATACCAGCAGCTATGTTGTTTAACATAGATTCCAATTTGGATTTCACTTTCACGGTCAAATGCTTCTGCAGATGAGTGGTAACATGTAAAAGCAGCTTCGCCACATATGTTTTGAACGTGGTATTTTGGGCATATAATATGAGGGTTTCAAAAGACTTGAGCTTTCTAgtctctttcattttcaaagcAATCTTTTCCACCTCTTTTTCTTCTAAAACATCACCAAGAATGTCAGTCTCCACCACGGAAAGAAGCTCTTCCAGCCAATAGTCCAACTTCCCTCCAATGGGATTCACAAAAAACTTCGACAAAATGAAATCTAGAGTATACCCCAATACATGCAACTCATATCCTCGCTTCAAGGTGGCACTCAAGACTTTGACAATGAACTGCAAGTACTCAAACCCTAGCTCCTTCAAACAAGCAACCAAAACAGCCCTAGCTTTGTCACAAATACTTTCCAAACGATTCTTGAGGAAGTTGATAACTGATGGATGATACTTGGAAGCTATAACTCCATGACATCACCAGGAAGCAACTTTAGTAGTTTAAGTGCTACAAGACTGATGTGGACATTGACATTATCATAATCACACGTCAACAATTTTTGTATCTTCGGGAGCACGTTTTTCTGGAGACATTCTTGTATCTCACAAACTTCACCTGAACTAGAACATCTGCTCAAGATAGTTGTAGAAGTCAGTCCCTTGGTACCAGCCTTGGATGCCTCCATTACACAATCATTGGCTTCTTCACCAGAATGGGCATCCACAAAATGGAAGTGGTCCAGAACAGAGTATATTAGCCGCATTAAGACCTGCTCGACTGATTTCAGAGTCATCTCTCAAAAGCATCTCATAAGAAATGCATAGTAAGACTTCCTTTCCATGTTACCAGATATAGATTCAAGAGCCTCTAAACACGCACTCATAACATTTTCATCCTTCCCATTTTGTAATTCAAATACCATGTTCAAGAAAAGAGGAACCAATACTTCATTGGTGATAACCTGAGAGCACACAGCATCATTGCGATATAAGTCCAATGACGCTAATATATAATGGTTTATTTAAATGAACCTCTACTAATACTTTATTGGTGATAACCTAAAAGCACACAGCATCATTGCGTTATAAGTACAATGACACTAATATTATAGTTCATTTAAACAAAACGAATCTCTACTAATAGTTGGTGATAACCGGAGAGCACACAGCATTATTGCATTATAAGTACAATGACACAAATATAATGGTTTATTTAAACGAATTACTCTATGTATTACCTCTGACAAATTGACTGAGTTGATGAAGTTTATAAAGCGTGACAAAGCCCTTGCTCTCTTGTGATTTTGCAAAGATAAAGTTGAACACATGATACAAATCAACATCGTGCCGCATGCAAATGCTCTTTTTGCTATTTGAACATGACAAACAATGGTTAAATAGCGATGAAGTCAGTTTTGAAGGACCAAAAAAAGGTCTCCTGAGAATAAACAGCCTGTTTCCAACTTCGAACAAAAATAGTCGAAGGACTGGTGTTTActttaattaaaatatttgttttcgtAATGTGAAAAAGAGTTAATGGATACAATTTTGGTTGTGACTTGAGACAACATATTTCACTCTATTAAATTTGACAGAAATTACTTTTCTCCCAAACCATAGGTACAACAACATTTACCCAAAAATAGGTACTACAACATTTAGTACACTAAAAGGGCATAGAAGGCACTTCCCCAACAATATACTAACAATTCATGCGAAATGGCTCAAAGAACTAACCTGCAAGTGCATaatatttttaaagaaatcatGTTCTGCATCTTCACTGCACAGAGTTCTAAATGATGTAAGGCTTGGCACATTTGGAAGCTTCAACACCATTTCCTATAATAGATCGATACATACCTTAAACAGAACCTATATAAAGGGACACAAGCTTACATTTATTCGGAAAATTACCTTTAAAAGTACGAGATGATAAAAGTTtgattaaacaaacaaaatgcataAACTTTGTGTGTATAGGCTCATCCAAgatggagaaaaaagaaaagatatgaGGAGATAGCTAAAACCTCTAAAGAGGTGGCTGTGGTGAGATTATAAAACCTCTTTTTTACAGTGTATGCAAAACAAGTTAAAGGAGATGCAATATTTAGTCGCCTAATGTAACTTTCACTCTCTAAATTCAGGTTATACTTCTGTGCATATGTAAAACTAGACGAGCACGCATGACTTCCTTGCAtatcttttactattttttccATTCCATAATTACCTTCACTTATAACatcaaaattgagtttgaaatgGCAAAttacagaagagagagagaaggaaaggacaaggaaaaattgataaaatcaaaCTAAATAGAACAAAAAATGTGAATGTTTAAATTCTCACCTTTTGAATAGGAGCTTCGTTGTTCACTACATCTCCCATATGTTTAAGAAGGAACTTGTTAATTGTTCGTTTAATGCACCATTCATACCAAGTTTGATCATCAGATTTCATTTCTAGATCAAGAATTTTAGCAGAGAATTCAACAACTGAAAGCACTAACTTAGATCTGCTTTGCCTCAAAACCAATTCTTCTGATGACAACTCGTGGACAACATGAGACAAAAGGAACAAGGCATGCTTCTCTCTAACAGTGTAAAAGAAGTCTTAGTTGATCTTTCATAAGCATTAATAATACTGTCACAGTCAAGACCACCCATCCCTATAGCAGCAGTTGAATTCAGCGCACGAATGAGCTCCGCCTACATCCCATTTGAGACATGAGACAACAAGTTTCATACCCAAAAAATGAGGAGTGACCGGCCGTGTACCACAAGGCCAACCCTTGGAACACGTAGCCTAGAATAAAATAAAGTCATCGAACAATAAATGATTTTTCGTTAATAAACAAAACCAATGCCAAATAAATCTCCATGACAAGCATGGGGCACAACCATCTCATGAATCAACCAATAAAATTAACCACCAACAAAACAAGAATTTAATCTTTGCCCAAAGATTATAAAAAGTGTAGAAGCGATGATTAAAATGTTATTACTAAAATGCAACATCATATGGAGgtcaaataaaagaaataccCAAGATACCGCAAGAGTTCTTGCCTAACCCTCTGACTTACcaga
This genomic window contains:
- the LOC131332236 gene encoding uncharacterized protein LOC131332236, yielding MKETRKLKSFETLILYAQNTTFKTYVAKLLLHVTTHLQKHLTVKVKSKLESMLNNIAAGIECNPSVDHSDLFVFLYTLIEDGVAYETGRNKSFSVLNTSMQSGNEAINKIITSGRLVDSSQSSHLVRVFALGLLHNRMKNPKLHKKDEQQLEMWDPFVRLLTECLTSKYDDIISDALRSLAPLVGLLLPALKSQANKIRTFLLVIAHGSIKCSPMMQSCLRLLAVLLHNTQITLSEDQWHVFIQCPLFIDLESNPPSVALSLLKA